Proteins from a genomic interval of Benincasa hispida cultivar B227 chromosome 7, ASM972705v1, whole genome shotgun sequence:
- the LOC120081238 gene encoding uncharacterized protein LOC120081238, which produces MALRIVRALEAQTGSMLGLKGMANALPHSSPISGILDRKDSTPPLVLPEFNQESDKDRINNCSIMGSGFPTLSFSGSMELMAVPKKKVSPYKRGIRNGPKALKPIPVIVRCKSCGKVKLPHYYCCSGRTGEQDNSAR; this is translated from the exons ATGGCGTTGAGGATTGTGAGGGCGCTCGAGGCTCAGACGGGTTCAATGTTAGGGCTTAAAGGGATGGCTAATGCTTTACCCCATTCTTCGCCGATTTCTGGGATCCTGGACCGTAAGGATTCCACGCCTCCGCTTGTTCTTCCGGAGTTTAACCAGGAATCTGATAAAGATAGAATCAACAACTGCAGTATTATGGGATCTGGTTTCCCTACCTTATCTTTTTCGGGGTCCATGGAGCTCATGGCTGTTCCTAAGAAGAAG GTTTCTCCATATAAAAGGGGCATAAGAAATGGTCCAAAGGCTCTAAAACCTATTCCAGTTATAGTTCGGTGCAA GAGTTGTGGTAAAGTGAAGCTGCCTCACTACTATTGTTGTAGTGGAAGGACAGGGGAGCAGGATAACTCAGCCAGATGA